In Alicyclobacillus macrosporangiidus CPP55, a single window of DNA contains:
- a CDS encoding ABC transporter substrate-binding protein → MKRAAQWLVPAAVALVAVTGCGGGSSGGTGQNAANNGAGGQGSNGQTITLRISWWGDQTRANLTQQVIDLYEKSHPNIKIQPEFTGYSGYQQKLTTEAAGNNLPDVMQMNYGPMISQFSSQGLLDDLKSYIDSKQIDVSKIDPQLLGTGVINGQQLGIPLAENALAVLYNPDLLQKAGLSDPKPDWTWDDFIQMAETVHQKLGIYGARTLDYTFTPEYYIRQHGQHLFSQDQKALGYDDQTLADYWQINLKLIKDGAAPTIDKIQQIQGLEQEPLAQQKAAFDLRWSNQLTALSGNGKLPLKLAPLPGPDADKGMYLKPSMFFSISKTSQHKAEAADFINFFINNLDAAKILKTERGVPVSSDIRDQLKPSLSPLDQETFDYIDYVSKHSSPIDPDSPPKYSQINQTLKDVDQKVLFGKETPEQGAKEFRQKAEALLK, encoded by the coding sequence ATGAAACGGGCGGCTCAGTGGCTCGTCCCGGCCGCGGTGGCACTGGTGGCGGTCACCGGATGCGGCGGCGGAAGCAGCGGCGGTACCGGACAGAACGCGGCCAACAACGGCGCAGGCGGGCAAGGGAGCAACGGCCAGACCATCACGCTGCGCATCTCCTGGTGGGGGGACCAAACCCGCGCGAATCTTACGCAGCAAGTCATCGATCTCTATGAAAAATCCCATCCGAACATCAAGATTCAACCCGAGTTCACCGGTTACTCCGGGTATCAGCAGAAGCTGACAACGGAGGCGGCCGGCAATAACCTGCCGGACGTCATGCAGATGAACTACGGACCGATGATCTCCCAGTTCTCCTCCCAGGGCCTGTTGGACGACCTGAAATCGTACATCGACAGCAAACAGATTGACGTCAGCAAAATCGATCCGCAGCTGCTCGGCACCGGCGTCATCAACGGCCAGCAACTCGGCATCCCGTTGGCGGAAAACGCGCTCGCCGTCCTGTACAACCCGGATCTGCTGCAGAAGGCCGGCCTGAGCGATCCCAAGCCCGATTGGACCTGGGACGACTTCATTCAGATGGCGGAGACGGTGCACCAAAAGCTCGGCATCTACGGCGCGCGCACCCTGGATTACACGTTCACGCCTGAGTACTACATCCGCCAGCACGGCCAGCACCTGTTCTCCCAAGATCAGAAAGCGCTCGGCTACGACGACCAGACGCTCGCCGATTACTGGCAGATCAACCTCAAGCTGATCAAGGACGGTGCCGCGCCGACCATCGACAAGATTCAGCAGATTCAGGGGCTGGAGCAGGAGCCGTTGGCGCAGCAGAAGGCGGCCTTTGACCTGCGCTGGTCGAATCAGTTGACAGCACTGTCGGGCAACGGCAAGCTCCCGCTGAAACTCGCGCCGCTGCCGGGCCCGGACGCGGACAAGGGCATGTACCTGAAGCCGTCGATGTTCTTCTCCATCAGCAAGACGTCCCAACACAAGGCGGAGGCGGCCGATTTCATCAACTTCTTCATCAACAACTTGGACGCCGCCAAGATCCTGAAGACGGAACGCGGTGTGCCGGTCTCATCGGACATCCGGGACCAGCTGAAGCCGTCCCTGTCGCCGTTGGATCAGGAGACGTTCGACTACATCGATTATGTGTCGAAGCACAGCAGCCCGATTGATCCCGACAGCCCGCCCAAGTACTCGCAGATCAACCAGACCTTGAAGGACGTGGACCAGAAGGTCTTGTTCGGCAAGGAGACGCCGGAGCAGGGCGCCAAGGAGTTCCGCCAGAAGGCGGAGGCGCTGTTGAAGTAA
- a CDS encoding Gfo/Idh/MocA family protein, producing MKRWAVCGVSNRAMSMFIGPMIQVFPSYAEVVGLLDADPRRVAICKDRFPSLRDVPGYAPDEFDRMVDEVKPDVILVTGRDCTHAEYIVKALARDLDVVTEKPMATTAADCRRILDAEQKSRGQVVVTFNYRYAPIHRKIKEMVLEGRIGRVTSVDLNWYIDTYHGSSYFQRWNRMREFSGGLSIHKSSHHFDLVQWWIDQRPVEVFAFGALNYYGPDSEHNPERRDGRFCGTCDVRDRCAYYTRWHTRSQQGAVRDDHIGAIKGVPIDQAYTGYRADMCIFDSEIRIEDTYTATVRYDQGALLSYSINFSLPYEGYRLAINGTKGRIETMEYHAPSRVPFPTPVQTIDYFPLFGSKETLHVVQREGGHGGGDPVLQEDLFMGVDPHRPYPILSGSRDGAYAVATGEAVWRSAQEHRPIAIADLLGL from the coding sequence ATGAAGCGTTGGGCGGTCTGCGGAGTGAGCAACCGGGCGATGAGCATGTTCATCGGGCCGATGATCCAAGTGTTTCCGAGTTACGCGGAGGTGGTGGGCCTGCTCGACGCCGACCCGAGGCGCGTGGCGATCTGCAAGGACCGTTTTCCGAGCCTGCGCGATGTGCCGGGGTATGCACCGGACGAGTTCGACCGGATGGTGGACGAGGTCAAGCCGGACGTGATCCTCGTGACAGGCCGGGACTGCACCCATGCGGAGTACATTGTGAAGGCTCTGGCCCGCGACCTCGACGTGGTCACCGAAAAGCCGATGGCGACCACGGCGGCTGACTGCCGGCGCATCCTGGACGCCGAACAGAAGAGCCGCGGCCAAGTGGTGGTGACGTTCAACTACCGGTACGCGCCTATCCACAGGAAGATCAAGGAGATGGTCCTGGAGGGCCGCATCGGGCGCGTGACGTCGGTGGACCTCAACTGGTACATCGACACCTACCACGGATCGAGCTATTTCCAACGGTGGAACCGGATGCGCGAGTTCTCCGGCGGTCTGTCCATCCACAAGAGCTCCCATCACTTCGATCTCGTGCAGTGGTGGATCGACCAGCGGCCGGTCGAGGTGTTCGCCTTTGGGGCGCTCAACTACTATGGCCCCGATTCCGAGCACAATCCGGAGCGCCGGGACGGCCGCTTCTGCGGGACGTGCGACGTGCGCGACCGCTGCGCGTACTACACCCGCTGGCACACGCGCAGCCAACAGGGGGCGGTGCGGGACGATCACATCGGCGCCATCAAAGGCGTGCCCATTGACCAAGCCTACACCGGCTACCGGGCCGACATGTGCATCTTCGATTCGGAGATCCGCATCGAGGACACGTACACGGCCACGGTGCGCTACGACCAGGGGGCGCTGTTGTCCTATTCCATCAACTTCTCCCTGCCGTATGAAGGGTATCGCCTCGCCATCAACGGCACGAAAGGGCGCATCGAGACGATGGAGTACCACGCCCCCTCGCGCGTGCCCTTCCCGACGCCGGTGCAGACCATCGACTACTTCCCGCTGTTCGGGTCCAAGGAGACCCTCCACGTGGTACAGCGCGAAGGGGGCCACGGCGGGGGCGATCCGGTGCTTCAGGAGGATCTGTTCATGGGCGTCGATCCCCATCGCCCGTATCCCATTCTCTCGGGCAGCCGGGACGGAGCGTACGCGGTGGCCACGGGCGAAGCGGTGTGGCGTTCGGCGCAGGAGCACCGGCCGATCGCCATCGCTGACCTGCTCGGGCTGTGA
- a CDS encoding response regulator transcription factor, translating to MVYRVLLVDDEPIVLQAIAALVPWSAHRTRLVGTADNGLTAYQRIAEDPPDILICDIKMPGMGGLELMARVREEFHHVVFAVLSGYEEFHLARRAMELGVRHYLLKPCNEEEIGRVLDTLVDELDHRRAQQARVMDLEAELARAKARLSELEPAASEAEEDAERSERQGLVERVVAYVQKHLADPCINLTHLARHQFFVSPDYLGRLFRERTGLRFSDFLTMTRIQRAQDLWRADPDLTVAEVAERVGFADHTQYFSQVFKKYTGDTPSGFKKRIRVAEEGCGGQEGGEDEHEPGGDRNPPHGGRLRTASVRVERCAARVVEL from the coding sequence ATGGTGTATCGGGTGTTGTTGGTGGACGACGAACCGATTGTGCTGCAAGCCATCGCCGCTCTGGTCCCGTGGTCAGCCCATCGCACGCGGCTGGTGGGTACGGCAGATAACGGATTGACCGCATATCAGCGAATCGCCGAGGACCCGCCCGACATTCTGATCTGCGACATCAAAATGCCAGGGATGGGCGGGCTTGAATTGATGGCGCGGGTCCGCGAGGAGTTCCATCATGTGGTGTTCGCCGTCCTGTCGGGTTACGAGGAGTTCCACCTAGCGAGGCGCGCGATGGAACTGGGGGTCCGCCATTACCTGCTCAAACCGTGCAACGAAGAGGAGATCGGGCGGGTTTTGGACACGCTCGTCGACGAGCTCGATCACCGCCGGGCGCAGCAGGCTCGGGTGATGGACCTGGAAGCGGAGCTGGCACGGGCCAAGGCGCGTCTGTCCGAACTCGAACCTGCCGCGTCCGAGGCGGAAGAGGATGCGGAGCGTTCGGAACGGCAAGGGCTGGTGGAACGCGTGGTGGCGTATGTGCAAAAGCACCTGGCTGATCCGTGCATCAATTTGACCCATTTAGCCCGCCATCAGTTCTTCGTCAGTCCGGATTATTTGGGGCGCCTGTTCCGGGAACGCACGGGGTTGCGCTTCTCCGATTTCTTGACGATGACGCGCATCCAGCGGGCCCAGGATCTCTGGCGAGCCGATCCCGACCTGACGGTCGCCGAGGTGGCCGAGCGGGTGGGCTTCGCGGATCACACGCAGTATTTCAGCCAGGTGTTCAAGAAGTACACGGGGGACACGCCCTCCGGCTTCAAGAAACGCATTCGCGTCGCCGAGGAAGGGTGCGGCGGCCAAGAAGGGGGCGAGGACGAGCATGAACCGGGAGGCGACCGGAATCCTCCGCATGGCGGACGCCTGCGCACAGCGAGCGTTCGCGTGGAGCGATGCGCTGCACGCGTCGTGGAACTATGA
- a CDS encoding ABC transporter substrate-binding protein, whose protein sequence is MRRTAAWLLPLAMTMLVATGCGGAGTSQNDAGGGASTQGGDTITLRFSWWGDQTRATLTQQVIDLYEKLHPNVKIQPEFTGYSGYQQKLTTEAAGNNLPDIMQMNYGPMITQFTTQGLLENLEPYTDAHTIDVTKVDKNLVNEGYVNGHLYGIPIAENALAVLYNPDLLHKAGLSDPKPDWTWDDFIHMAETVHQKLGIYGARTLVFNDSVTLPEYYIRAHGQHLFTPDQKGYAYEDQTLADFWKISLKLIQDGAAPTIDKIQQIQGLEQEPIAQQKAAFDLHWSNQLTVLSNNGKVPLKLAPLPGPGQDQGMYLKASQFLSISKTSKHKEQAADFINFFINNLDAAKILKTERGLPVSSDIQEQLKPDLSPIDQETVDYISYVTKHSSPIDPDSPPKYAQISQVMKDVEQKVLFGKESPEAGAKEFRSKTESLLK, encoded by the coding sequence ATGAGGCGGACGGCGGCTTGGTTGTTACCGCTGGCGATGACGATGCTGGTGGCCACGGGATGCGGCGGCGCGGGCACGTCGCAAAACGACGCGGGCGGCGGTGCATCCACTCAAGGCGGAGACACAATCACGCTCCGATTTTCGTGGTGGGGAGACCAGACCCGCGCGACCCTCACGCAGCAGGTCATCGATTTGTATGAAAAGCTGCATCCGAATGTGAAGATTCAACCCGAGTTCACAGGGTACTCCGGGTATCAGCAGAAGTTGACGACGGAGGCGGCCGGCAACAATCTGCCGGACATCATGCAGATGAACTACGGGCCGATGATCACGCAGTTCACCACCCAAGGCCTGCTGGAAAACCTGGAGCCGTACACGGATGCCCACACCATCGATGTCACGAAAGTGGACAAGAATCTTGTGAACGAGGGATATGTGAACGGCCACCTGTATGGGATCCCGATTGCCGAAAACGCGCTCGCGGTCCTGTACAATCCCGACCTGCTGCACAAGGCGGGCCTGAGCGATCCGAAGCCGGACTGGACGTGGGACGATTTCATCCACATGGCGGAGACGGTGCATCAAAAGCTCGGCATCTACGGCGCCCGGACGCTGGTGTTCAACGACTCGGTCACGCTGCCAGAGTATTACATCCGCGCCCACGGCCAGCACCTGTTCACGCCGGACCAGAAAGGGTACGCCTACGAGGATCAGACGTTGGCCGACTTTTGGAAGATCAGCCTGAAACTCATCCAGGACGGCGCGGCGCCGACCATCGACAAGATTCAGCAGATACAGGGGCTGGAACAGGAGCCGATCGCCCAGCAGAAGGCCGCCTTCGATCTGCACTGGTCCAACCAGTTGACGGTCTTGAGCAACAACGGCAAGGTGCCGCTCAAACTCGCTCCGTTGCCCGGACCGGGGCAGGATCAGGGGATGTACTTGAAGGCGTCCCAGTTCCTGTCCATCAGCAAGACCTCGAAACACAAGGAGCAGGCGGCCGATTTCATCAACTTCTTCATCAACAACCTGGATGCGGCCAAAATCCTCAAGACGGAACGGGGGTTGCCCGTCTCCTCGGACATCCAGGAACAGTTGAAACCGGACCTGTCGCCGATTGACCAGGAGACGGTCGATTACATCAGCTACGTGACGAAACACAGCAGCCCGATTGATCCCGACAGCCCGCCCAAGTATGCCCAGATCAGCCAGGTGATGAAGGACGTCGAACAGAAGGTGTTGTTCGGCAAAGAGTCTCCGGAGGCGGGGGCGAAGGAATTCCGGAGCAAGACCGAATCCCTGCTGAAGTGA
- a CDS encoding sensor histidine kinase, translated as MKALWRLCVRYRDLKIRNKMVLAFSSLLVVYTLIGVALVEAVTWFGNAKLYTEASGELNVGSSIINSELRRVEDFSFQIMADDSVQAALVQIADHPAGFDTFMRRDALFKQLITLLQDNQCLGYIDLQSDDGTHFTVGNDGSVLELKPAELAQIRDAKGGHVWLLRTDNPDAALLSAREIRDKNSLSLRPIGLLTMKVEVDRLVRTYIDLSDGKDVLITKAGEAVFASSPEVLAMYPRLSERVKTWSILNTPRGRVFVTRLRTGYQGFEYYTLIPYDAMFSSLWKVKAACIAADFLLCLLSLWLIRNLAARLTRPLEELTAQMKLVQAGDWPLASPDGEAEPRGRDEIGQLYVNFHRMLKRIDQLVEENYVQKLLVKEAEFQALQAQINPHFLYNTLNSINWLAKINRQNTISRMVEALGAMFRSLMDRERPVIPLREELALVEHYLTIQTVRFGSRLQCDIRVEYELLDCEIPKLTLQPLVENAIKHGLEQVVGTFHIRIRGRREEEAVAITVADDGPGMDGEAVQRALSGEGKTGKIGLRNIHQRLQSRYGEAYGLTVRAQPGEGTAITLRLPCSVADPSGYSAGKASPTEG; from the coding sequence TTGAAAGCGCTTTGGCGCCTGTGCGTTCGGTACCGCGATCTCAAGATTCGGAACAAGATGGTTCTCGCGTTTTCGTCGCTCTTGGTGGTGTATACGCTGATTGGGGTCGCGTTGGTGGAGGCGGTCACCTGGTTTGGCAACGCCAAGCTGTACACGGAGGCCAGCGGCGAACTGAACGTCGGTTCGTCCATCATCAACAGCGAACTGAGGCGCGTGGAGGATTTTTCATTTCAAATCATGGCGGACGATTCGGTGCAGGCGGCCCTCGTGCAGATCGCGGATCACCCGGCGGGTTTCGACACGTTCATGCGCCGAGACGCCCTGTTTAAGCAGCTCATCACACTCCTCCAGGATAACCAGTGTCTCGGCTACATCGACCTGCAGAGCGACGACGGGACCCACTTCACGGTGGGCAACGACGGCTCGGTGTTGGAACTGAAGCCGGCGGAGCTGGCGCAGATCCGGGACGCCAAAGGCGGCCACGTGTGGCTCCTGCGTACGGACAACCCGGATGCGGCGCTGCTGTCCGCCCGCGAGATCCGCGACAAGAACAGCCTGAGCCTGCGGCCCATCGGCCTGTTGACGATGAAGGTGGAAGTGGACCGATTGGTCCGCACCTACATCGACTTGTCGGACGGGAAAGACGTGCTCATCACCAAGGCGGGCGAAGCGGTGTTCGCGTCGAGCCCCGAAGTCTTGGCGATGTACCCGAGGCTGTCCGAGCGGGTGAAGACATGGAGCATCCTCAATACCCCGCGGGGGCGGGTGTTCGTCACGCGACTCCGGACGGGCTACCAGGGATTCGAGTATTACACCCTGATTCCGTACGACGCCATGTTCAGCAGCCTGTGGAAAGTCAAGGCCGCCTGCATCGCGGCGGACTTCCTCCTGTGCCTCCTGTCCCTGTGGCTCATCCGGAACCTGGCGGCGCGGTTGACCCGGCCGCTCGAGGAACTGACCGCGCAGATGAAACTGGTGCAGGCAGGGGATTGGCCCCTCGCGAGTCCGGACGGAGAGGCGGAGCCGCGCGGCCGCGATGAGATCGGGCAGTTGTATGTGAACTTTCACCGGATGTTGAAGCGGATCGACCAATTGGTGGAGGAGAACTACGTGCAGAAGCTGTTGGTGAAGGAGGCCGAGTTCCAGGCGCTGCAGGCGCAGATCAATCCGCACTTCCTGTACAACACCCTGAACTCCATCAACTGGCTGGCCAAGATCAACCGCCAGAACACCATCTCTCGCATGGTGGAGGCGCTCGGGGCGATGTTCCGGAGCCTGATGGACCGCGAGCGGCCGGTCATCCCGCTGCGCGAGGAGCTGGCGCTGGTGGAGCACTACCTGACCATCCAGACGGTGCGATTCGGCAGCCGGTTGCAGTGCGACATCCGAGTGGAGTATGAGCTGCTGGACTGCGAGATCCCGAAGCTCACGCTGCAGCCGCTGGTTGAAAACGCCATCAAACACGGCCTGGAACAGGTGGTGGGGACGTTCCACATCCGCATCCGGGGGAGACGGGAGGAGGAAGCGGTGGCCATCACGGTGGCAGACGACGGGCCGGGGATGGACGGTGAAGCGGTGCAGCGGGCCCTGTCGGGCGAGGGAAAGACGGGCAAGATCGGCCTGCGCAACATTCACCAGCGATTGCAGTCGCGTTACGGCGAGGCGTACGGTTTGACGGTGCGTGCGCAACCGGGGGAGGGGACGGCCATCACGCTGCGCCTGCCTTGCTCTGTGGCCGACCCGTCCGGGTACAGCGCCGGAAAGGCTTCTCCAACGGAGGGGTGA
- a CDS encoding glycoside hydrolase family 88/105 protein → MNREATGILRMADACAQRAFAWSDALHASWNYESGCVLRAVREIGRRTGRTEYLAFVREVVDGLVDADGRIRTYVLEEYNLDQINEGKLLFRLYAETGDARYRRAAERLRMQLEGQPRTQAGGFWHKKIYPYQMWLDGGYMAAPFLAEYAYTFARPAWFDTAAEHLLLLEQVTRDPNTGLLYHGWDETREQRWANPATGRSPEFWGRAIGWFAMAVVDVLDFLPVNHPHRGQLVGVFERLMHAVAAVQDEATGLWYQVLDKAGHPGNYLESSCSAMFAYALAKGVRRGYLSRGFTGVAERAFDGLVAHHLRLDGDGRPHLMHCNAVAGLGGKPYRDGSYAYYVGERVVEDEPKAVAAFLLAGLEVALGGGIDPEPVAFSEEDGRTLVRWEG, encoded by the coding sequence ATGAACCGGGAGGCGACCGGAATCCTCCGCATGGCGGACGCCTGCGCACAGCGAGCGTTCGCGTGGAGCGATGCGCTGCACGCGTCGTGGAACTATGAGAGCGGTTGCGTGTTGCGGGCGGTACGAGAGATCGGCCGCCGGACGGGGCGGACCGAGTACCTGGCATTCGTCCGTGAGGTGGTGGACGGGCTGGTGGATGCGGACGGGCGCATCCGCACCTATGTGCTGGAGGAATACAACCTCGATCAGATCAACGAGGGCAAGCTGCTCTTCCGGCTGTACGCGGAGACGGGCGATGCGCGGTATCGCCGGGCGGCCGAGCGGCTGCGCATGCAATTGGAAGGGCAGCCCCGGACCCAGGCCGGCGGGTTTTGGCACAAGAAGATCTACCCGTATCAGATGTGGCTCGACGGCGGGTATATGGCCGCGCCGTTTCTGGCCGAATACGCCTACACGTTCGCGCGCCCGGCCTGGTTCGACACGGCCGCGGAGCACCTGCTCCTGCTGGAGCAGGTCACCCGCGATCCCAACACCGGCCTGTTGTATCACGGCTGGGACGAGACCCGGGAGCAGCGGTGGGCGAATCCGGCGACAGGACGCTCGCCCGAGTTCTGGGGCCGCGCCATCGGGTGGTTCGCGATGGCGGTGGTCGACGTGCTCGACTTTCTGCCGGTCAACCACCCGCACCGCGGCCAACTGGTGGGCGTCTTCGAACGGCTGATGCACGCGGTGGCGGCCGTCCAGGACGAGGCGACCGGGTTGTGGTATCAGGTGCTCGACAAGGCAGGCCACCCGGGCAACTACCTGGAGTCTTCCTGCAGCGCCATGTTCGCCTACGCCCTGGCGAAGGGCGTGCGTCGCGGCTATCTCTCGCGCGGGTTCACCGGCGTCGCCGAGCGGGCGTTTGACGGGCTCGTGGCGCATCACCTGCGCCTGGACGGGGACGGGCGGCCGCACCTGATGCACTGCAACGCGGTGGCAGGCCTCGGCGGCAAGCCATACCGGGACGGCTCGTACGCGTATTACGTCGGTGAACGGGTCGTCGAGGACGAACCGAAGGCGGTGGCTGCGTTCCTCTTGGCCGGGCTGGAGGTGGCGTTGGGCGGCGGGATCGATCCGGAGCCCGTCGCGTTCTCCGAAGAGGACGGGCGCACGCTGGTGCGCTGGGAGGGATGA
- a CDS encoding carbohydrate ABC transporter permease gives MGSRSAKTIHYILVSLVSLAMIYPVLWMISSSLKNGTEVFSTASSLIPHNPQWQNYPEGWKGFAGISFSTFFKNSLIVVIISTIGSVLSSTLIAYGFARIRFFGRKFWFVCMMLTMMLPPEIVMIPQYIMFNKMGFLNTYLPLILPTFFGTPFFVFLIMQFIRSIPRDLEEAALIDGCTRFSAFVRILVPMIVPAMVTCAIFSFYWRWEEFIGPLIYLQDPKKYTVSLAIKMFSDPDAVSNWGAMFAMSVASLIPVLVVFFIFQRYVVEGITTGGLKG, from the coding sequence ATGGGGAGCCGTTCGGCGAAAACAATCCACTACATCCTGGTCAGTCTCGTGTCGTTGGCGATGATCTATCCCGTGCTGTGGATGATCAGCAGCTCCTTGAAGAACGGGACAGAGGTGTTCTCAACCGCTTCTTCTCTCATTCCGCACAACCCGCAGTGGCAGAACTATCCCGAGGGATGGAAGGGATTTGCGGGCATCTCGTTTTCTACGTTTTTCAAAAACTCGCTGATTGTCGTCATCATCAGCACCATCGGGAGCGTGCTGTCCTCGACCCTGATTGCGTACGGATTCGCCCGCATCCGCTTTTTCGGGCGGAAATTCTGGTTCGTCTGCATGATGCTGACGATGATGCTGCCGCCGGAGATTGTGATGATCCCGCAGTACATCATGTTCAACAAGATGGGTTTCCTGAACACCTATCTGCCGCTGATCCTGCCGACGTTCTTCGGTACGCCGTTCTTCGTCTTTCTCATCATGCAGTTCATCCGAAGCATCCCGCGCGATTTGGAGGAGGCCGCGCTCATCGACGGGTGCACCCGGTTCTCGGCGTTCGTGCGCATCCTGGTTCCGATGATTGTTCCGGCGATGGTCACCTGCGCCATCTTCAGCTTCTATTGGCGGTGGGAGGAGTTCATCGGGCCGTTGATCTACCTGCAGGACCCGAAGAAGTACACGGTGTCGCTGGCCATCAAGATGTTCTCCGACCCGGACGCGGTGTCCAACTGGGGTGCCATGTTCGCCATGTCGGTCGCGAGCCTGATCCCGGTATTGGTGGTGTTTTTCATCTTCCAACGCTACGTGGTGGAGGGAATCACCACGGGCGGGTTGAAAGGGTAA
- a CDS encoding carbohydrate ABC transporter permease, producing MLATKTDTIAAPAPRVRPRRRKNDNLTGYLFILPFVIGFIGLTLFPTLASLYLSFTDYNMLGSPHWVGMDNFRQMFTQDDKYWQSVRVTVQYVFTAVPVRLVCALLIAMLLDRITAGAGFFRTVLYVPSLIGGSVAVSVMWKQLFSDKGAINALLTAVGLHPLPWLGDPHLALWTLVLLAGWQFGSPMLIFLAGLKNIPRELYEAAGVDGANAWQKFVRITLPMLTPVILFNVVMQVIQAFLAFTPSYIISNGHGDPLDGTLLYVLYLFRNAFEFFKMGYASAMAWVLLAVIALCTALIFRSSSYWVHYESESE from the coding sequence ATGCTTGCCACGAAGACCGACACCATCGCCGCACCGGCGCCCCGAGTGCGTCCTCGCCGAAGGAAGAACGACAACTTGACCGGGTACCTGTTCATCCTGCCCTTCGTGATCGGGTTCATCGGCTTGACCCTGTTCCCGACCCTGGCGTCGTTGTATCTGTCCTTCACAGACTACAACATGCTGGGTTCCCCGCATTGGGTTGGGATGGACAACTTCCGGCAGATGTTCACGCAGGACGACAAATACTGGCAGTCGGTGCGCGTGACGGTCCAATACGTATTCACTGCGGTGCCGGTCCGCTTGGTCTGCGCGCTGCTCATCGCTATGCTGTTGGACCGCATCACCGCGGGAGCGGGATTCTTTCGTACGGTTTTATACGTTCCCTCCCTCATTGGCGGAAGTGTCGCCGTGTCGGTGATGTGGAAGCAGCTGTTCAGCGACAAAGGGGCCATCAACGCGCTGTTGACGGCGGTGGGCCTGCATCCGCTGCCTTGGTTGGGCGATCCGCATCTGGCCCTGTGGACCCTGGTGTTACTGGCAGGCTGGCAGTTCGGGTCGCCCATGTTGATCTTCCTCGCCGGGCTGAAGAACATCCCGCGCGAGCTGTACGAGGCCGCCGGCGTCGACGGGGCCAACGCGTGGCAGAAGTTTGTGCGCATCACCCTGCCGATGTTGACTCCGGTCATCCTGTTCAACGTGGTTATGCAGGTGATCCAGGCTTTCCTCGCCTTCACGCCGAGCTACATCATCTCCAACGGCCACGGCGATCCGCTGGACGGCACGCTTCTGTACGTGCTGTATCTGTTCCGCAATGCGTTCGAGTTTTTCAAGATGGGGTACGCATCCGCCATGGCCTGGGTGCTGCTCGCCGTCATCGCCTTGTGCACGGCGCTCATATTCCGGAGCTCGTCGTACTGGGTGCACTACGAGTCGGAGAGTGAATGA
- the kduI gene encoding 5-dehydro-4-deoxy-D-glucuronate isomerase has protein sequence MEIRHPIHPRDIAQFSTERMRAEFLVQGLFQPGEVKWVYTHHDRMLIGGVVPVDAPVALSQVPELHTEYLLERREIGIVNIGGPGTVTVDGEVYELARRECLYVGLGKRTLSFASVDVAQPARFYLVSAPAHQAYPTRKTGPQDAEFEKLGSDDQSNRRTLYRFIHANGVQSCQLMLGMTELAPNNLWNTMPAHVHDRRSEVYLYFDLDPAARVFHFFGEPGETRHLVVANEEAVISPSWSIHSGVGTSSYTFIWAMAGENYTFKDMDPVGMGDLR, from the coding sequence ATGGAGATCCGACACCCGATTCATCCGCGAGATATCGCGCAGTTTTCCACGGAGCGCATGCGCGCCGAGTTCCTGGTGCAGGGCCTGTTCCAGCCGGGGGAGGTGAAGTGGGTGTACACCCACCACGATCGCATGCTCATCGGCGGCGTGGTGCCGGTGGACGCCCCGGTCGCGTTGAGCCAGGTGCCCGAACTGCACACCGAGTACCTCCTGGAGCGGCGCGAGATCGGCATCGTCAACATCGGCGGGCCGGGAACGGTCACGGTGGACGGCGAGGTGTACGAGTTGGCCCGGCGCGAGTGCCTGTACGTGGGCCTGGGGAAGCGGACGCTCTCCTTTGCCAGCGTGGATGTCGCCCAGCCGGCCCGTTTCTACCTGGTATCCGCGCCGGCGCACCAGGCGTACCCGACCCGCAAGACCGGCCCGCAGGATGCGGAGTTCGAGAAACTCGGCTCGGACGACCAGTCCAACCGCCGCACCCTGTACCGGTTCATCCATGCGAATGGCGTCCAGAGCTGTCAGCTGATGCTCGGCATGACGGAGCTGGCGCCGAACAACCTGTGGAACACCATGCCGGCCCACGTGCACGACCGGCGCTCGGAGGTCTACCTCTATTTCGATCTCGATCCCGCCGCGCGCGTCTTCCACTTCTTCGGCGAACCAGGGGAGACGCGCCACCTGGTGGTCGCCAACGAGGAAGCGGTGATCTCGCCGAGCTGGTCGATTCACTCCGGCGTCGGGACGAGCTCCTACACGTTCATCTGGGCCATGGCCGGAGAGAATTACACGTTCAAGGACATGGACCCCGTCGGCATGGGAGACTTGCGGTGA